A region of Toxorhynchites rutilus septentrionalis strain SRP chromosome 1, ASM2978413v1, whole genome shotgun sequence DNA encodes the following proteins:
- the LOC129762059 gene encoding BTB/POZ domain-containing protein KCTD16 has protein sequence MCDFPAVVELNVGGVHYATSLDTLKSEDGSLLQELFRGTTLDVPRDSQGRFFIDRDGSLFRFVLDYLREPSKFKMPTEFRERELLRKEAEYFRLNGLVEAATKAPGCIIIGYRGSFQFGRDGLADVKFRKITRLLVHGRVAICREVFGDTLNESRDPDHGGPDRYTARFFLKHVFIEQAFDMLQENGFRCIGSCGSGTAGSVTENLKPGVDSEENRWNHYNEFVFVRD, from the coding sequence ATGTGTGATTTCCCAGCAGTTGTTGAGTTGAACGTCGGAGGAGTCCATTACGCCACCAGTTTGGATACGCTCAAGTCAGAGGATGGCTCGTTACTTCAGGAGCTTTTCAGGGGTACCACCCTTGATGTACCCCGCGACAGTCAGGGTCGGTTCTTCATCGATCGCGATGGGAGTCTGTTCCGATTTGTGCTGGACTACCTGCGGGAACCAAGCAAGTTTAAAATGCCAACCGAGTTCCGCGAGCGAGAGCTCCTGCGGAAGGAGGCAGAGTACTTTCGGTTGAATGGATTGGTCGAGGCGGCGACCAAAGCACCTGGATGTATCATAATCGGTTATCGGGGAAGCTTCCAGTTTGGCCGAGACGGGCTGGCGGATGTGAAGTTCCGGAAGATTACCCGACTGCTGGTCCATGGACGGGTAGCGATTTGTCGGGAGGTATTTGGAGACACGCTGAACGAGTCCCGGGACCCAGATCATGGTGGACCTGATCGTTACACGGCTCGGTTTTTCCTGAAGCACGTTTTCATCGAGCAAGCGTTCGATATGCTGCAGGAGAATGGTTTCCGGTGCATCGGAAGCTGCGGCTCGGGTACCGCAGGGTCGGTAACGGAAAATTTGAAACCAGGTGTGGACTCGGAGGAGAATCGTTGGAACCACTACAACGAGTTCGTTTTCGTGCGTGATTAA